The nucleotide sequence AAGGGCACGAGCTGCTGTATGTGGTGTTCTGGGTGGGCCCCAAGATCGGCGCCGTTCCCGGCACGCCCATAACACCCGCCAGCGTGCACTAGGTGACCGACTCATAACTTCGCAACCAGATACGGATTGAAGCGAGTTGGACTGATGCCAGGAAATTGTCGTCTCGCTTGTCGTATCGGGTTGCGATTGCCCTGAAGTGTTTGAGTTTGTTGAAGTAACGTTCGACAGCGTTGCGCTGGCGATAGACCCAGTGGCTGAATGGGAAGGTTTGCACGCGGTTGGGCATGGCGCGGATATTGGCCCATGCACCGCGCTCGGCCATGGTGCTGCGCAGGGCATCACTGTCGTAGGCTCGGTCTGCGAGCAGGATATTTCCAGCGGACAGGGTGGCAAACATGTCCGCTGCTGATCGCCCATCATGGGCCTGGCCTTCGGTCAGTTTGAGCTGGATCGGCCGCCCCTGGGCATCGACCAGCGCATGGATCTTGGTGGTCAGGCCGCCGCGCGAACGACCCATGCAACGGGATCGCTCGTCTTTTTTTGACCGTTGGCGGCGTGCTGGTGAACCCGGATCGAGGACGAGTCGATCATCTGCACGTCGCCATTGTAAGCGGCTGATACAGCGTCAAGAATGCGCGCCCAGTGGCCGGCCCTGCGCCACCGGTTGAAGCGGTTCACGCAGGTCGTGTGCGGGCCATACCGCGTCGGGATGTCGGCCCAGGGCGCGCCCGTGCGAAGCCGCCAGAAGATGCCGTTCAGAACACGCCGGTCATCGGCGCGCGGAACGCCGCGCACCTTCGTCGGAAGCAGCGGCTGGATCACAGACCACTCAAAATCCGTAAGATCAAAACGCGCCATCATCACCTCCTGTCCACCAAAGGGAAGGAATCACAACAGCAGCACTTTGGGAATCCCGTTAATGGGTATGTGACCTAGGCGCGGCCCAGCCGAATTTTCGACAGAGACAGACGCTTTCCATGCGGGGCATTAGCCTGTGCACGGAACTGCTTTGCTATGGGCAGGCGAGATCAGGGACTAGAAAAGAGGCCCGGCATGGGCGGTGACCACGAAGCCCAGAATGAGGGCGGCGGCCAGAGCCGCATAGGAAACCATCAGATAGATCTTCGACATCGGGAACCCCGGAGATTGATCTATCGAAAGACTACCAGATCAATCGAGTTTAACAAGAGGTAAACGCGCGGCTGAGGCGGGGTGATGCGAAAAGCTTTGCCTGATTGTGACGATATTATGAAATGGCGTGCTCAATTAGGCCCGGAAGCACAGGCTTGTCAGGAGGGGAGACAGGACTGTTTGGCCTGCTAAGCTAGGGGACGGAACTGGAGGGGGATAAGCATGGCGGACATGCGGCTGCGGGAATTCGTCGAGGCCGGGAAACGGCTTGCAGGGGAAGACGAGAGCCTTGCGCGCTTTCTCGAGGCAGCACTGCGCGCCACCGACCCCGATGACTTGGCGCGGCAGGAACCGAGCCACTTTCTCGAGGTGTTGCGCCGCAGCCATGAGCGGTTGATCAAAGGGGGCCCAGAGGAGACGCGGATTTTCGCCACGCCTCCGGCCGATCCCGGGGCGCCGCTGGTGCTCGACGTGATTTCTCCCGACATGCCGTTCATCGTCGACAGCGTGCTGGCCGCCCTGCGGGCCATGGGTGGCGCCATCCGGCTGCTCGCCCATCCTGTGGTGCATCTGGGCAGCGACGGGGTGAACGACAATGGCGGGGCTGCGCTGAGCGTTCTGCATATCCACAGCGATCCGGTGGCCGATGCCGAGGCGCTGCGGGGCGAAATCGCCCTTGCGCTGCGCGATGTGGCGCGGGCCGTCAATGACTGGCGCCCCATGCTGGAGGCGGTGCGCGGGGCGATGGGTGGGCTCGGAGGCCTGCGCGCCGATGTGCGCGACGAGTCCCTGCGCTATCTCGAATGGCTGACCGAGCATAATTTTACGTTCCTGGGGGCGTGCGAGTTCCGGCTGGACGGCGAGAGCCTGGTGCCGCGGCCCGAGACGGCGCTGGGGATTTTGCGCGATCCGGAGCTGAAGGTCCTGCGGCTGGAGGACAGCTATGTCGACAGCACGCCGCAGCTGGTGGATTTCCTCAAGACGGCCGAGCCGCTGCTGGTCACCAAGGCCAATGTGCGCAGCCGCGTGCATCGGCGAGTGCACATGGATTATCTCGGGATCAAGCGCTATGGCGCCGACGGGCAAGTGGTCGGGGAATTGCGCGTTGTGGGGCTGTTTACCGCCCAGGCGCTGGCAACACCGCATACCGATGTGCCGCTGATCCGGCGCAAGATTGCCGAGGTGATGCGCAAGTCGGGGCTCGATCCGCGCAGCCATGCGGGGCGGACACTGCTGAGCGCGCTCGACAGCTATCCGCGCGACGAGCTGTTCCAGATCGAAGTGGAGCAGCTGGCAGAATTCGCCGAGGCGATCGCGGCGCTTTATGACCGGCCCAAGGTGCGGGTTCTGCCGCGCATCGACCGGTTTGACAATTTCGTCTCGGTGCTCGTTTTCGTGCGGCGCGACCGCTATGACAGCGCCGTGCGCTCGCGGATCACGCGGACCCTTGCGCAGATCTACGAGGGCCGGGTTTCGGCCTATTACCCGAATTTCCCCGAAGGGGAGCTGGTGCGCCTCCATGTCATCATCGGGCGCATTCACGGCAAGACGCCGAACCCGTCGCAGGCAGAGCTTGAGGCGCGGATCGAGGCGTTGACGCGGGACTTTTCGGATTTGCTGGTGGCCGAGGCGCCGGACCCGGGTGCAATCAGCGATTATCGCGGGGCGTTTTCGCAGGCCTATCAATCGCGAAAAAGCGTTGGCGAGGCGCTGGAGGATATTTCGGTCTTCCAGGGTCTGGGCGAGAGCGGCGGGATCGCCATTCGCCTGCAGCAGCGGGAGGCGTCCGAAGGGGCGCTGGCGATCAAGTTCTACAAGGCCGGCGGGGCCATTGCGCTCAGCGAGCGCGTGCCGATGCTGGAGCACTTTGGGTTCCGGGTAATCGACGAGCGCACCTATACGCTGGTGCCGCGCGACGGGGTGGAGCGGTATCTGCATGACATGGTGCTGGAGCCGGCCAATGGCGCGGCGCTCGATGTGGCGGCGCGGGCCAACGCCATCGAGAGCGGGCTGATGGCGGTGTGGACCGGGGCGGCCGAGAGCGACCAGCTCAATAGTCTCGTCACCCAGGCGGGGCTCAGCTGGACCGACGCGGCGCTGCTGCGGGCGCTGTCGCGCTATCTGCGGCAGGTGGGGACCTCCTATTCGCAGCGCTATATCGCCCAGGTGATGGTGACCCAGGCCGCGTCGGCCCGGGCGTTGGTGGCGCTGTTCAACGCGCTGCACGATCCTGCGGTGACGGATCGGGAGGCGGCGGCGGATGCGGCGCGGGCGGAAATAGCGGCGCAGCTCGAGACGATCTCGTCGCTGGATGAAGACACGATCATAAGGCGGTTCCAGAACCTCATCGAAGCGGTGCTGCGCACCAATGCCTTCCAGCGCGACGAGAGCGGCAATCGCCGGCCGGCGCTGGCGCTGAAGTTCGACAGCGGCAAGGTGGAAGGCATGGCCGCGCCTCGGCCCTATCGCGAGATTTCGGTCTATTCGCCGCGCGTCGAGGGCGTGCATTTGCGCTTTGGCGCGATTGCGCGCGGGGGTCTGCGCTGGTCGGATCGGCCGGAGGATTTCCGCACCGAAGTGCTGGGGCTGGTGAAGGCTCAGCAGGTGAAGAATGCCGTGATTGTTCCAGTGGGTGCCAAGGGCGGGTTCGTGCCCAAGCGACTGGTGCCGGGGATGGCGCGAGAGGCCTTTATGGCCGAGGGGACGGAGAGCTATCGGATCTTCATCGGCTCGCTGCTGGATGTGACCGATAATCTTGTCGACGGTGCCGTGGAGCCGCCCCAAAATGTGGTGCGGCGCGATGGGGATGATCCTTATCTCGTGGTGGCGGCGGACAAGGGCACGGCGAGCTTTTCCGATCTGGCGAATTCGATCGCGCTGGAGCGCGGCTTCTGGCTGGGCGATGCCTTCGCCTCGGGCGGGTCGGCCGGTTATGACCACAAGGGCATGGGGATTACCGCGCGCGGCGGCTGGGAGGCGGTGAAGCGCCATTTCCGCGAGAGGAACCGGGATATCCAGCGCGAGCCCTTTACCGTGGCCGGTGTGGGCGACATGAGCGGGGACGTGTTCGGCAATGGCATGTTGCTCAGCCAGCAGATCCGTTTGCAGGCGGCGTTTGACCACCGCGATATCTTTATTGATCCCGATCCGGACCCGGCCAGCAGCTTTGCCGAGCGGCAGCGGCTCTTCGCCCTGCCCCGTTCGAGCTGGCAGGATTATGAGACCGCGCTGATCTCGAGGGGTGGCGGGGTGTTTTCGCGGAGTTTGAAGTCCATTCCGCTCAGCGCCGAGATGAAGGCGCTGCTGGGATTGGAGGCGGATCACGCGACGCCCGCGGAGGTGATGCGGGCGATATTGATTGCGCCGGTGGACCTTCTCTGGTTCGGCGGGATCGGCACCTATATCCGCGGCACCGACGAGGACAATGCCAGTGTTGGCGACCGCGCCAATGATGCCATCCGCGTCACCGGCGCCGAGGTGCGCGCCAAGGTGGTGGGCGAAGGCGCCAATCTTGGCGTGACGCAGAAGGGGCGCATTGCGTTCGCCCAGAAGGGTGGGCGGATCGACACCGACGCCATCGACAATTCGGCCGGGGTGAATTCCTCGGACCTTGAGGTCAATATCAAGGTCGCGCTGGCACCGGTGGTGGCGTCTGGAGCGCTGGATGGTGAGGCGCGGCGAGCATTCCTGGCCCGCATGACCGACGAAGTGGCGGCGCTGTGCCTCCGGAACAATTATCTGCAGACGCTGGCCCTGTCGCTGGCCGAACTTGCAGGAGCTGGCGACTTGCCCAGCCACAGGGCGCTGATCGAGACGTTGGAAGCGCGCGGCCTGCTCGACCGGGCGGTGGAATTCCTTCCCAGCGACGCCACGCTCGATGCGCGGGCAGCGGAGGGCAAGGGGCTGGTGCGGCCCGAACTGGCGGTGATCCTGGCCTATGCCAAGCTGACGCTGTTCGATGATCTCCTCGCCAGCAGCGCCATCGACGAGCCCTATCTGGCCGGGGAGCTCTATCGGTATTTCCCCCAGACGCTGAACGCCACCTATTCCGAGGCGGTGAATGGGCACCGGCTGAAACGCGAGGTGATTGCGACCGTGCTCACCAATGCGATGATCAATCGGGGCGGGCCGGCATTTGTGACCGAACTGACGGCGGCGACGAGCGCCAGCGCCGGCGAAGTGGCGCTGGCCTATGCGGCGGTGCGCGATATCTATGGGCTGACGGCGCTGAATACGGCTGTCGATGCGCTCGATGGCGTGGTGCCGGGCGCGGTGCAGCTGGCGCTTTACGCCCAGATTGCCGCGCTCATGCGGCGAGAAACGCTCTGGTTCCTGCGCAATGGCAATGTCGGCGCGGGGATCGCCGGGCTGGTGGAGCGGCATCAAGCGGGCGTGGCCCAGTTGCGGGCGGCCCGAGAGGCGATGACAGGGCCAGACGTTGCCGAAGCCATCGCGGCACGGGCAAGGGGCATGGTCGGGCACGGGGTCCCCGAGGATCTGGCGCTCCGCATTGCCGAGCTACCGGTGATCGGCAATGGCAGTGACATCGTGCTGGTGGCGGAACGGGCGGGCGTGGCGGTCGAGACCGCGGCCAAGGCCTATTTTGGAGTCGCGGGGCTCTTCGACATTTTCGGCATGGCAGAGGCCGGTCGCGGCATGGTGCTGGCAGACCGCTATGAGCGCATGGCGCTCGACCGGGCGCTGGCCAATCTCAACCGGGCACAGCGGGACCTCACGTCGGATGTGCTCGCCGCTGGCGGGCTGGAGACCTGGCGCGGCGCGCATGAGGCAGCGATCGCGCGGACGATGAGCGCGGTGACGGAGCTGACGGAGGGTTCGGCGAGTGTGTCGCGGCTGAGCGTGGCGGCGGGGTTGCTGGCGGATCTGGCGCTGGAGGCGTGAGCGGGGGCTTCGGCGGTAGACTGAAAGATCGGGGTCGTGGCACACCCCACCCCAGCCCTCCCCATCAAGGGGAGGGAGAAACTCAGCGTGTGGGGGGATATCTGGCGCAACTGAATCTCGATTTATGAGCCGTCACCCTCCCCTCACCCGAAAGTCTTTCTTGTGCCAACGGGCGGGTTGGGGAGATTGGGGGGACGCAGAGGAGTTGCCCCTATGACCAAACTTGCCCAGTGGCTCGAGACGCAGACTGATGACCGTGAACTGGCCAGCGTGCTCGTCAGCATGGCCCGATCCGGCGCGGAAATCGCCGAGGTGTTGCGGCAGGCGCCGATTTCCGGGCAGACCGGGCTGGCCGGGGCGACCAATGTGCAGGGCGAGCACCAGAAGGCGCTCGACATCATCTCGAACGACATTGTTCTCAAGCACATAGGCGAGAACACTGCGGTTTCGATTCTGATCTCGGAAGAGCTGGATGAAGCGGTTCAGTTCGAGACTCAAGGGCGGTTCATCGTTGCCACCGATCCGCTGGATGGGTCTTCAAACCTCGACGTAAACGTCACTGTGGGCACGATCTTTTCGGTGCTGCCGGCAGCGGGTGGGATGCTGCAGAAGGGGACCGCGCAGGTTGCTGCGGGTTATGTCGCCTATGGCCCGGCGACGAGCCTGGTGCTGCGGATCAACGGGCCGGTGGCGGTGTTTACGCTCGACGGTGCGGGCGAATGGGTGCTGACGGTTGAAGCGGCCAAGGTGCCGGAAGCCTCGGGCGAATTTGCTATCAATACCGCGCGCGAGCGGTTCTGGGATGCGGCGACGCGCGGCTATGTCAGCGAGAGCGTGGCGGGGGAAACCGGGCCGGCCGGCAAGCGCTACAACATGCGATGGGTGGGCTCGATGGTGGCCGACATCCACCGCATCCTGATGCGCGGCGGGATCTTTATGTATCCGCTCGACAGCGAGACCGTGAGCAAGGGCGGGCGGCTGCGGTTGCTCTATGAGGCGAACCCGATGGCGTGGCTGGTGGAGGGCGCTGGTGGGGCGTCGACCACGGGGACGCAGGGCATTCTGGAGGTGGCGCCGACGGGCATTCATCAGCGCGTGCCGGTGATTTTGGGCTCGGCCGAGGAAGTGCGGCGGGTTGAGGGGTTTTACGCCCGGGGGTAGCACCCCCACCTAACCTCCCCCTGAAAAAGGGGGAGGGACAGATCGCGTTTTGGGCGGGTGTGGTGCAGGGAACGCGCTCCCGTCCTCGTATTTCGGCATCACCCGGCTTGTGTGGAGGATCTGTGCTTTAGTGGTGGCATCAGCCGGGTTGCGCATCCCGGCTGATGCAGTCAGGAGGCCGTTTTGTCCGGCTGGTTTGTCACAGCCGAGGACGAGCAAGGCCCTGTCTGCTCCCTTTGACCCCGAACGGTTGATCGGGCTGTTGCCCGCACCACAAGCCTGGGAGCAAGGTCATGATACACGACACCCTCTTCGTTGGCATCGACGTTTCCAAGACGCATCTGGACGTTCATACCCATCCCGCTGGCAAATCCTGGCGTTGCAGCACTGGACCGGAGGCGCTCGCCGAGCTGACGCAGCGCCTGGCCAGACTGGGGCCGTTGGCCATCGGGCTCGAAGCCTCGGGAGGCTATGAAGCCCGCGTGGCCGAGAGCCTGCATGCCGCTGGCCTTGAAGTGCATGTTCTAGCCCCGGCGCGGATCCGCAGTTACGCGCGGGGTATCGGCCAATTGGCCAAAACCGACAAGATCGATGCCGCTCTGATCGCGCGTTATCTGCAGGCCGTGCGCGCCAGCTTGACCCCTTATGTGTCTGATCCGATCCGACAAAGGCTGAGCGCGTTCACAGCCCATCGGCGGCGGATCGTTGCGGAAAAGAGCGGCCTTGTCAGTCAGCTCGATACCATCGACGAGCCGCTTGTGCGCAGCCTGATCGAGGAGCGTCTGGCGGCCATCGCCCTGGAGATCAAACGCATCGAAGCGGCCATCACTGCCCTTCTCGCCGACAATCGCCAGCTCCAGCAGCGCCAGGCGCGGCTGCGGCAGGTGACCGGCGTCGGTCCGGTTCTGGCGATCGCCTTACTGGCCGACATGCCCGAGCTCGGCAAGGTCTCCGCCAAGGTGGCCGCAGCACTCATCGGCGTTGCCCCTTATGCCCGCCAATCGGGCGCATCGGATCGCAACGGCCGCTGTCTTGGCGGACGAAAACATCTGCGCGATATCGCCTACATGGCCGTGCTCAGCGCCATCAAGGTGAAAGACCCCGTTCTCGGCGGCTTCTATCAAAGACTGCGCCTGCGCGGAAAACCCTTCAAACTCGCCATGATCGCAACGGTGAGAAAACTCATCACAATCCTCAACGCCATCGCCCGACAGGAACCGGCATTCCAACAGTGATGTCCACGGTTGCTTGTCCGGGTGATGTCGTTTTTGGGGAGATGGATTGCCGGGACGAGCCGGGCAATGGCGATGGAGGGGATGGGGATTGCGGAGACCGGGCACGATTTTCGGATAATGATTGCAACGTTGCAGGACGAGCGTCTTGGCGATAGAACGCGGGGAGCGGCGGAGAGGCCGGATGGGAGCGAGCATGACCGAGACGAAATCCACCCTGCCCAAGACCAATGCCGGCCCGTGGCAGAGGCGCCCGTTTCATCGCCAATATCTGATGCGGCAGGCCAATGATCTCTTCGATTTCTTCGAAGCGGCCTCGATCAATCCCAAGGGCGGGTTCTTTGAGCTGGACGATGAGGGTTTTCCGCTCAATGAGGAAAATTCCACCCGCCAGATCCACGTCACCTGCCGCATGATCCATTGCGCGGTGATCGGGAGCCTCCTCGGGCGGCCGGGATCGGACGAGATCGTCGACCACGGGATGCAATATCTCTGGCACCACCATCGCGACACCAAGAACGGCGGCTATGTCTGGTCGCTGGATGACAATGGTGTGGTGGATGGGCTCAAGCAGGCCTATGGCCATGCCTTCGTACTGCTGGCCGGATCGAGCGCGAAACTGGTCGGGCATCCGCTCGCCGATCAGCTGATTGAAGACATCACGCAGGTCATCAATAGCCGCTTCTGGGATGAGGCCGCCGGGGCGGTGCGCGAGGAGTTCGATACGGACTGGTCGCCGATCAGCAGCTATCGCGGCCAGAACTCGAATATGCATCTCACCGAAGCGCTGATGGCGGCGTATGAGGCCACGGGCAAGGAAGACTATCTGCGCAAAGCCGAGCGCATCGCCCAACGCATCATTCGCGACAATGCGGTGCCTCTTGGGCATCGGGTGGCCGAGCATTTCGACGAGAACTGGGGTCTCGACAAGAGCTACAAGCACGAGAACGAGATGTTCCGCCCGTCCGGGACGACGCCGGGGCACTGGCTGGAATGGGCGCGGCTGCTCTACCAGCTCTGGGTGCTGGGGCGGAAACAGCATGGCTGGATGACGGACGCGGCGCGCAATCTCTTCCGGACATCCATCGACCTCGGCTGGGACAATGTCCATGGCGGGTTCTTCTATACGCTGGACTGGAATGACCAGCCGGCGATGCGCGAAAAACTGTGGTGGCCGGTGGCGGAGGCCATCGGGGCGGCGGCCTATATCTCGGCCTATGATCATGATGATTATTTCCAGACTTGGTATCGTAAGCTCTGGGACTTTGCCGAGAACCATGTGATCGACCATGATCGCGGCGGGTGGCTGAGCGAGCTCAAGGAAGATCTGACCCCGGCATCGAACCTGTTTGTCGGCAAGCCGGACCTTTACCACGCGCTGCAGGCCTGCCTCATTCCGCTCTATCCGGCGACGGGGAGCCTGACCCAGGCCATCATCGAGGCGGACCACACCGAACGGCCGGTCCGCTAGAACCGATGTGAGTGAAACGGGGCGCCCGGAACGATTGGGCGCCCCTTTTGCGTTGAGCCTCCAACACATGGAGGCACGCAATGAACAATCTGGATGGCAAGGTGGCGCTGGTGACCGGCGCTGGCTCGGGTATTGGGGAGGCCGCAGCGCTGGCGCTCGGCAAGGCCGGAGCCATCGTGGTGGCGATGAGCCGTACGGCCGAAGAGGTCGAAGAGACGGCCAAGACGATCCGCGATGCGGGCGGACAGGCCAAGGCGATGACGGCCGACACGTCCGATGACGCGGCGATGAAGGCGCTGGTCGAGGGGCTGATTGCCGAATTCGGGCGGCTCGACATTGTGGTGGCCAATGCCGGGATCAATGGCATGTGGGCGCCGATCGACGACCTCACACCCGAGGAATGGGACAAGACAATCTCGGTCAATCTGCGCGGCACGTATCTGACCATCCACCACGCCGTGCCGCACTTGAAGAAGGCGGGCGGTGGCTCGATCATCATTATTTCCTCGATCAACGGGACGCGCACTTTCACCAATCCCGGTGCGACCGCCTATTCGGTGACCAAGGCGGGACAGGTGGCGATGGCCCAGCAGCTTGCGGTGGAACTCGGGGAGCACCGGATCCGAGTCAATGCGATCTGCCCGGGCGCGATCGAGTCCGAGATTTCCGACAATACCGAGGCGCGCAACACCGCAGAAGTTGAGGTACCGGTGGAGTTCCCCGAGGGCGATATTCCGCTGACCGGCGGAGAGCCGGGCAAGGCCGAGGATGTCGCAGATCTCGTGCTGTTTCTGGCCTCGGATGGCTCGCGGCACATCACGGGTTCACCCATCTGGATCGACGGGGCGCAGAGCCTCCTGCGCTAGGGCAAAACATTGCCAGCGGGCGGGCGGAAGCGTAAAGCACGGGGAGGATTTCTTCTGCTTGTGATGTGCCATGCTCGCCCTGCCCGCCCAGCTTCCGCGCCATCTTGTCGAGAGCGCCGTTCTCAATGCCCTGGCTGAAGATCTGGGCCAGGCCGGTGACCTGACCAGCCAGGCGGTGCTGGCGCCCGATGCCTGGGCGGTGGCGAGCCTCTCGGCCCGCGAGATGGGGATCATTGCTGGTCTCGATCTGGCGGCAGCGGCGTTTCGGCTGGTCGGCGACGGGATCAGCTTTGAGCCGCAGCTCAGCGATGGGGATCGCGTGGAAGTCGGCGGCGTCGTGGCACTGGTGTCGGGCCCTGCCCGGCTGGTGATGTCGGCGGAGCGCGTGGCGCTCAATTTTGTCAATCATCTGAGCGGGATTGCCACGCTGACCCGGCGCTATGCGGACGAGGTCGCGGGGACCTCTGCAAAGATCTGTGACACGCGCAAGACCACTCCGGGGCTGCGGGCCTTCGAGAAATATGCCGTGCGCTGCGGCGGCGGAGCGAACCACCGCTATGCGCTCAATGACGCCATCCTGATCAAGGATAATCACATTGCCGTCGCGGGCAGCGTCACCGCAGCCTACAAGGCGGCGGAAGCCTTTGCCGGTCATCTTGTCGCCATCGAAATCGAAGTGCAGACCCTTGCGGAGCTGGAGGAAGCACTGGCGGCCGGGGCAAGCATCGTGATGCTCGACAATATGGACAATGATCTGCTGCGGCAGGCGGTAGCGATTAACGCCGGGCGGGCGAAGCTCGAGGCTTCGGGTGGGGTGAAGCTCGACCGGGTGCGTTCGATTGCCGAGACCGGCGTCGACTATATTTCCACCAGCCAGATCACCATGGGGTCGAAGCCCCTCGACCTCGGTCTCGACGTAACCATTGGCGGTGGCGAATGAGCGTTTCGCCCAGTCTGGCGACCCGTTCGCTGACCGAGATTGCCGTTGAGGCCGCCATTGCAGCGGCAGAAGTGATCATGGCGGTCTACGCCCGCCCGATCCATGCCGTGGCGAAATCGGACGGATCGCCGGTGACCGAAGCCGATGCGGCGGCCGAAGCGATCATCATCGAACATCTGGCGCCGACCGGCCTGCCGATCCTGGGCGAAGAAAGCGTGGCGGCTGGGATCATACCGGTTCTGGGCGAGCGCTATTTCGTGGTCGATCCGCTGGATGGGACCAAGGAATTCATCAAGCGGAACGGCGAGTTCACGGTCAATATCGGGCTGATCGAACATGGCACGCCGGTGATGGGCGTGGTGCTGGCGCCGGTGACGGGCGAGCTATTCGTTGGCGACCGGGACGGCGCCTGGTCGGGTGTTATCCGCAACGGCGTGCTGCAGGAGCGGCAGACGATCGAAGTGGGCTCGCGGGCGCGGTTGCGGATTGTCGCCAGCCGTTCGCATGGGCACGAGGCGCTGGACCAGCTTTGCCGCACGCTCGATGTCGAGGCGGATGTGTCGGTCGGCTCGTCGCTGAAGTTCTGCCTTCTCGCGCGTGGAGACGCACAGCTTTACCCGCGCTTTACGCCAACTTGCGAATGGGACACCGCGGCGGGCCAGGCAGTGCTAGAAGCTGCAGGGGGAAGCGTTGTGACGCTGGATGGCCAGCCGATGCGCTATGGCAAGCACGAGCTGGGATTTCTCAATCCCTATTTCGTGGCGGCGAACAGCATGACGCTGGCGCAGCGAGCCGCAGAAGAGATGCGCAGCCTTTTGGGATGAGGCATGCACGCCGCGCTTAACTGATCTGCAAACACGTTTTCGGGCCCCCGCTTGCGTCCGTGTCGGCCGGGATATATAGCCCGAGCATATATCGAACCGAAATATGCCGGGACGTGCCAATGAATGTCAGGACGCTGTGCCTGTCGATCCTCTACGAGGGCGAGGCTACGGGATATGATATCCGCCGCCTGAGTGTGGACGGCGAGTTTGCCTATTTCGTCGAAGCCAGCTTCGGCTCGATCTACCCTGCCCTGGCCAAGCTGGAGCAGGAAGGGCTGGTGACCAGCCGCACCGTGCCGCAGCCGGGAAAGCCGGCGCGCAAGATCTACTCCATTACCGATGCGGGTCGCGCAGAGTTTGCCGAAGAGCTGCTGGGGCCGCTTGGCGACGACGTCTACCGCAGCCCGTTCCTGCTTCTGGCCCGGTTCGCGCGGATTTTACCGAAAGAACTCGTCGAGCAACGCGCAAATGAACATTTAAAGCGTCTGAGCGAGAGCCGACAGAAGCTTGACGACGTATCAACTAACGACGGCTGCACAGCTGCAGACCGCTGGGTGATCAACTACGGACGCAGTGTATTGGACGTTGCGGAGACCTATCTGCGCACCCATATGCACGAACTAACTGAACTTGCGAAGGCCGATCCCCGTAAGGACGCGGCGGAATAGAGGGGCGACTACTCGATGCGTGCACTGTTTTCTTACGGCCTGGCCTTCCTGATCCTGTTGGGCGCGGGCGCGTGGCTCGCGACCGGGACGCTCGTCATCGGCGGAAACGGCCCGGGGAACGGCGAAAAGCCCATCATCTCGGTCATCGAAGGTGAAGAGCACGGGCCCCTC is from Devosia sp. SD17-2 and encodes:
- a CDS encoding AGE family epimerase/isomerase, with protein sequence MTETKSTLPKTNAGPWQRRPFHRQYLMRQANDLFDFFEAASINPKGGFFELDDEGFPLNEENSTRQIHVTCRMIHCAVIGSLLGRPGSDEIVDHGMQYLWHHHRDTKNGGYVWSLDDNGVVDGLKQAYGHAFVLLAGSSAKLVGHPLADQLIEDITQVINSRFWDEAAGAVREEFDTDWSPISSYRGQNSNMHLTEALMAAYEATGKEDYLRKAERIAQRIIRDNAVPLGHRVAEHFDENWGLDKSYKHENEMFRPSGTTPGHWLEWARLLYQLWVLGRKQHGWMTDAARNLFRTSIDLGWDNVHGGFFYTLDWNDQPAMREKLWWPVAEAIGAAAYISAYDHDDYFQTWYRKLWDFAENHVIDHDRGGWLSELKEDLTPASNLFVGKPDLYHALQACLIPLYPATGSLTQAIIEADHTERPVR
- a CDS encoding SDR family NAD(P)-dependent oxidoreductase, whose translation is MNNLDGKVALVTGAGSGIGEAAALALGKAGAIVVAMSRTAEEVEETAKTIRDAGGQAKAMTADTSDDAAMKALVEGLIAEFGRLDIVVANAGINGMWAPIDDLTPEEWDKTISVNLRGTYLTIHHAVPHLKKAGGGSIIIISSINGTRTFTNPGATAYSVTKAGQVAMAQQLAVELGEHRIRVNAICPGAIESEISDNTEARNTAEVEVPVEFPEGDIPLTGGEPGKAEDVADLVLFLASDGSRHITGSPIWIDGAQSLLR
- the nadC gene encoding carboxylating nicotinate-nucleotide diphosphorylase, whose translation is MLALPAQLPRHLVESAVLNALAEDLGQAGDLTSQAVLAPDAWAVASLSAREMGIIAGLDLAAAAFRLVGDGISFEPQLSDGDRVEVGGVVALVSGPARLVMSAERVALNFVNHLSGIATLTRRYADEVAGTSAKICDTRKTTPGLRAFEKYAVRCGGGANHRYALNDAILIKDNHIAVAGSVTAAYKAAEAFAGHLVAIEIEVQTLAELEEALAAGASIVMLDNMDNDLLRQAVAINAGRAKLEASGGVKLDRVRSIAETGVDYISTSQITMGSKPLDLGLDVTIGGGE
- the cysQ gene encoding 3'(2'),5'-bisphosphate nucleotidase CysQ, yielding MSVSPSLATRSLTEIAVEAAIAAAEVIMAVYARPIHAVAKSDGSPVTEADAAAEAIIIEHLAPTGLPILGEESVAAGIIPVLGERYFVVDPLDGTKEFIKRNGEFTVNIGLIEHGTPVMGVVLAPVTGELFVGDRDGAWSGVIRNGVLQERQTIEVGSRARLRIVASRSHGHEALDQLCRTLDVEADVSVGSSLKFCLLARGDAQLYPRFTPTCEWDTAAGQAVLEAAGGSVVTLDGQPMRYGKHELGFLNPYFVAANSMTLAQRAAEEMRSLLG
- a CDS encoding PadR family transcriptional regulator, with amino-acid sequence MNVRTLCLSILYEGEATGYDIRRLSVDGEFAYFVEASFGSIYPALAKLEQEGLVTSRTVPQPGKPARKIYSITDAGRAEFAEELLGPLGDDVYRSPFLLLARFARILPKELVEQRANEHLKRLSESRQKLDDVSTNDGCTAADRWVINYGRSVLDVAETYLRTHMHELTELAKADPRKDAAE